AAACTCCCCCGGCTCGCGATCCGGCCCTCGACGACGACGCCACGATCATCGCCTGGGTGGACGCGCGAGGCCTCGATCCGCGCCAGGTGTGGGTCAACCGGCTGGCGACCGTGTCGCTGCCCGTGGAGCGGGCCCGCGCCCTCGGGGCGACAAACTGGCTCCTGCCGCCCTCGTCCGGGGCGGCCGTGCCCGCTCCTGGCTCGGTCGCCATGGAGTTCGTCACCCTTCACGATCCGATTCTCCTGCCCGAGATCCCCCTCGCGGCCGGCGGCGTCATCCTGTCGCTCTCGCCGAGCAAGGACCGGTTGCGCTTCACCTCCTACGAGCGATCGGCCGGCATCTTCCGGGTCTGGCGCTACCGCTACTTCGGTTCGCTGGTCGAACAGCTCGCGACCCTGAACATGGCCCAGTGATCGCCATCACCGGGCGAGCGACGGTTTCGGACGTATGTTTGGAACATGCGAATCCTCGGCGTCGACCCCGGCACCGCCACGGTGGGCTACGGCGTCATCGACATCGGGCGGGCCTGGGCGCCGCACCTGGTGGCGGCCGGCGTCGTCGTGACGGGGAAGAATCTGCCGATCGCCAGGCGCCTCCAGGAAATCCACGCCGATCTGGCGGGCCTGCTGGAGACGTACCGACCGGATCACGTGGCGGTCGAGGAGCTCTTCTTCGTGCGCAACGTGACGAACGGCATCGGCGTGGCGATGGCGAGGGGGGTGATCCTCCTGGCCGCCGCGCAGTTCGGCCGCGAGGCGGCGGGCTACAAGCCGATGGTGGTCAAGCAGATGGTCGCCGGCCACGGGCGCGCGGACAAGCGCGACGTGCAGGAGGCGGTGCGCGACGCCCTGGCCCTGGAGACCATTCCCAGGCCGGACGACGCGGCCGATGCCCTGGCGATCGCCCTCTGCCACATGCAGCATCTGGAAGTCGGCCTGGTACAGGCCGATCCAGCCTGATCGCTGGTACCCTTAAGCGATGATCTACTCGCTGGCGGGGACGCTGGTTCACAAGGGCGCGGACCACGCGGTCGTCGAGTGCGCCGGCGTCGGCTACCTCGTCCATTGCGGCGCCCGCCACCTCGCTGCCATGCCGCCGCCGGGTTCGGAGTTGCGCGTGCTCACCCACCTGGTCCACCGCGAGGACGCGATGCTGCTCCTGGGTTTCGCGACGGCCGACGATCGCGATCTGTTCCTGCTCCTGTGCGGGGTGGACAAGGTGGGGCCCAAGCTGGCGATGAGCTTGCTGGGCGTGCTCTCGGCCGCCGACCTCGCCGCCGCCATCGTCGAGAACGACCCGCGGCGGTTGACCCAGGTCCCCGGCGTCGGGCCGAAGCTGGCGCAGCGCATCGTGCTCGAGCTCAAGGATCGCCTTTCGGGTCGCCGCGAGCCCCTGCCCGAGTCCCCGGGGCCGCCGCCGTCGGAGTTTGCCGAGGCCGAGCTCGCATTGCTCTCGCTGGGCTACTCGGCCCGCGAGGCCCACGGCGCCCTGGCCCGCATCCCGGCGGGCACGCCGATCGAGGACGCCATCCGCCTGGCGATCGGTGCCCTCTCGGAAGTCTAGGCGGACCGCCGCCTACCTGCGCCGTTACATACCGCGGATCTTGCCGTGGGCGGGAGCCGCGACATGATGAACGTCCGCCCGGTCGCAGCGCCAGGCGAGGTAGGCGGCCTCCCGGCTCGCGCAGTACAGGCCGTGGCGCTTCCGATCAAGAAGAACCACTCGACCGCCATGGAGGCTGGACTGCGGCTCTCGTTCGAGCGCCTCGACGCGTGGTACTACCTCCAGGCCCAGGTAGGAGTCGACAGAAAGCTCGTGATGATGAAGGTCTTGATCGTGGAGCCGGCCAAGCCCTCCGACGTCAAGCCACCAGACTAGGGCCCGGCTACCCGGACGCGTCGGACCACCTGGAACTGGACGTCTGCGACATCTTCCCTCGACGGTTCACCGGCGCGGGTCACCTCCCAGGCGTGGGGATCCAGCCACTCGTTGGCGATTTCGCCCTGGTGGGGCAGGCCATGGTGCGGCCGGCACACGCAGACGAGCACGTCGGGATGGTGGGAGGGATCGAACGAGAAGCGCTGGCGGTGGTGAGCCGCGATGGCCCGGTCAGGACATTGGCCAACCTCGCAGTAGCCTCCCGACCTGGCGAGCAAGTAGCGATTGACAGCCGCGGGCCGATGCCGGCGAGGGTACGCAGGATCTCCGAAACGGGTACTGGAACCTCGTGTCCGCGAGGCTGCTTCGACCGCCGCGATGCGGAGATCCGCCAGCGGCACGGCCTCAGTCCTTGACAGGAAGCCGGTGAGCGCCCCATCCGGGACGGGGATCCAGCCGAGTGCCGTACGGACGAACTTCCAGTCAGTCTCGCGGATGCTGACGACGACCTCTTGCACCCTGGGAACGAATCGCTTCGCGGCGGGCGGCGTCGCCTCGCTGGCGGCGGCCCCGTCTCCCGATGCGCTTGCTGCACTTGACGTGCCAGGGTCCTTGGGGGGCTCGTCCGGCCTCGCGCTTCCAGCGGAGAGTCCGGCAGCCAGATCCTCGAGGGACGGGAGCTCCCCGCGAGCCATCGCCCACCTGGCCAGGAGGCCAAAGAGCTGGCCCAAGCCAATGCGCTTGCCATGAAGACGCTGGTACAGGTTCAGCAGCTCTTGGATCCGCTTCTCGTCGATGGCGTCGACTTCCAGGGAGAAACGGCGCGCGGTGCGCGCCAAGCCGGGCGGCAGGGCGTCCGGCTCGAAGTCCGGGGCTGCATCCCGGTGGGAATCCGCCGCGACGCCGTCCGGAGGACCGGTCCCCGATACGACCAGTGGCTGGCCAAAGGAGAGCTTCGCCTGGCATGAGACCGACTCGGCTACAGCCGGCGACGGTCTCCGCCTCTCGCCCAGGCCGTCTCCGACTTCGTCTTGTGCCGAGCCGGCCTGCCCCATTGCGCCGCAAGAATCTGCGCCCGCCGCGGCCCTTTCTCGCGCTTCATCGCCTCTTGCCGCAGTGCCCGGCGCCGCATCGGCTCGCGCCTTCGTAGGCGGTACGTCCGGCGACGCCATTCCAGCGCTCGCCCGCCCTGCAGCGACCCGCTGCCCGGCAAGCCACTTC
The DNA window shown above is from Candidatus Tanganyikabacteria bacterium and carries:
- the ruvC gene encoding crossover junction endodeoxyribonuclease RuvC; amino-acid sequence: MRILGVDPGTATVGYGVIDIGRAWAPHLVAAGVVVTGKNLPIARRLQEIHADLAGLLETYRPDHVAVEELFFVRNVTNGIGVAMARGVILLAAAQFGREAAGYKPMVVKQMVAGHGRADKRDVQEAVRDALALETIPRPDDAADALAIALCHMQHLEVGLVQADPA
- the ruvA gene encoding Holliday junction branch migration protein RuvA, producing MIYSLAGTLVHKGADHAVVECAGVGYLVHCGARHLAAMPPPGSELRVLTHLVHREDAMLLLGFATADDRDLFLLLCGVDKVGPKLAMSLLGVLSAADLAAAIVENDPRRLTQVPGVGPKLAQRIVLELKDRLSGRREPLPESPGPPPSEFAEAELALLSLGYSAREAHGALARIPAGTPIEDAIRLAIGALSEV